In Gossypium raimondii isolate GPD5lz chromosome 12, ASM2569854v1, whole genome shotgun sequence, a single window of DNA contains:
- the LOC105762105 gene encoding cellulose synthase A catalytic subunit 6 [UDP-forming]: MNQAIWLRKLLCDLNEERLEPHQIMVDNQSACHLQNPAFMEKPNILSSSFTLFEVVQSKEVSRRSVEHWLSNATNFQQQDVFYQMKSVKELSGQSCQICGDEIEITVDGEPFVACNECAFPVCRTCYEYERREGNQACPQCKTRYKRIKGSPRVEGDEEEDDIDDLDNEFDYGTLDPQQVTDAMLAARLNAVRGSQLNSSRMPAHSELYSSPPSSQIPLLTYVEEVSFSFKLYLYEFLYYGFDF; encoded by the exons ATgaatcaagccatttggcttaggAAGTTGCTATGTGATTTGAATGAAGAACGACTTGAGCCTCATCAAATTATGGTGGATAACCAATCAGCTTGCCATCTCCAAAATCCTGCTTTCATGGAAAAACCAAACATTTTAAGCTCAAGTTTTACTTTGTTCGAAGTTGTTCAATCCAAAGAAGT atcaaggaggagtgttgagcATTGGCTCAGCAATGCAACAAACTTCCAGCAGCAAGAT GTTTTTTATCAGATGAAGTCTGTGAAAGAATTGAGTGGCCAAAGCTGTCAGATATGCGGAGATGAGattgagattacagtggatGGAGAGCCCTTCGTTGCCTGCAATGAATGCGCTTTCCCTGTCTGCAGAACCTGCTATGAATATGAGAGAAGAGAGGGAAACCAAGCTTGCCCTCAATGCAAAACCAGATACAAACGAATCAAAG GTAGTCCTAGGGTTGAaggtgatgaagaagaagatgacatagatGATCTGGACAATGAGTTTGATTATGGCACTTTGGATCCTCAACAAGTTACTGACGCCATGCTCGCTGCACGCCTTAATGCTGTCCGTGGTTCCCAGCTTAATAGTTCTCGAATGCCTGCACACTCAGAACTATATTCTTCTCCTCCTAGTTCTCAAATTCCTCTCTTGACCTATGTTGAGGAGGTTAGTTTTTCATTTAAGCTCTATTTATATGAATTTCTATATTATGGATTTGACTTTTAA